The Coffea arabica cultivar ET-39 chromosome 4e, Coffea Arabica ET-39 HiFi, whole genome shotgun sequence genome includes a window with the following:
- the LOC113742207 gene encoding protein NRT1/ PTR FAMILY 2.11-like, protein MSEKIMERNQKVSMEKNEKTAAVEEVDEPEINYRGIKAMPYIIGNETFEKLGAIGTLSNLLVYLTSVFNLKHITATTLINVFNGTTNFATLIGAFLCDTYFGRYKTLGFASIASFLGLLLISLTAAVKKLHPPHCGSEESHCIGPTAGQLAVLLGGFALMIIGAGGIRPCNLAFGADQFNPNTESGKRGINSFFNWYFFTITFAQMVSVTLVVYIQSDVSWSIGLAIPAIFMLVSCFLFFVGTKIYVIVKPEGSPLTSIFQVIVVAVKKRQLKLPEQPWVSLFSYTPPKSINSKLSYTHQFRFLDKAAIITPEDEIKSDGTAANPWRLCSIQQVEEAKCVFRVIPIWAAAIIYHVAIIQQQQYVVFQALQSNRHLGKSSFQIPASTYTIFSMLSLTLWVPIYDRFVVPFLRRLTGKEGGITILQRIGIGFFLVVISSLIAAFIEDRRRTLALTRPTLGVHSPRGAVSSMNALWLVPQLSLAGLADAFAAIGQVEFYYKQFPENMRSFAGSLFFCGMAASSYVNSFLLSIVHHTTEGSRSGNWLPEDLNNGRLDYFYFLITALAVLNVCYFVACAKWYRYKGEGSTAVAVEMETKKSEKAVV, encoded by the exons ATGAGTGAGAAAATTATGGAGAGGAACCAGAAAGTGAGCATGGAAAAGAATGAGAAAACTGCTGCTGTGGAAGAAGTAGATGAGCCTGAGATTAACTACAGAGGAATCAAGGCCATGCCCTATATCATAG ggaaTGAGACCTTTGAGAAGCTTGGAGCTATAGGAACTTTGTCCAACCTGTTGGTTTATCTCACCTCAGTTTTCAACCTGAAACATATTACAGCTACAACTCTCATCAATGTTTTCAATGGTACCACCAACTTTGCTACCTTAATTGGAGCTTTCCTTTGTGACACTTACTTCGGTCGTTACAAGACACTGGGATTTGCTTCAATTGCCTCATTTCTG GGGCTGCTTCTGATATCATTAACAGCAGCAGTGAAGAAGCTGCATCCTCCCCACTGTGGATCAGAAGAAAGCCATTGCATTGGGCCAACTGCAGGGCAGTTAGCTGTTTTGCTAGGTGGATTTGCCCTCATGATAATAGGGGCTGGTGGCATTAGGCCATGCAATTTGGCTTTTGGAGCTGACCAATTCAATCCTAATACTGAATCTGGAAAAAGGGGTATCAACAGTTTCTTCAACTGGTACTTCTTCACCATAACCTTTGCCCAGATGGTATCAGTAACGCTAGTTGTTTATATACAATCTGATGTGAGTTGGTCAATAGGATTAGCAATTCCAGCTATTTTTATGTTGGTGTCATGTTTTCTCTTCTTCGTCGGTACAAAAATATACGTAATTGTGAAGCCTGAGGGAAGTCCCTTGACAAGTATATTCCAAGTCATAGTGGTTGCAGTCAAGAAGAGGCAGCTAAAGCTACCGGAGCAACCATGGGTGTCCCTTTTCAGTTATACACCTCCTAAATCCATCAACTCTAAGCTTTCGTACACGCACCAGTTCAG ATTTCTTGACAAAGCTGCAATTATAACTCCAGAAGATGAGATCAAATCGGATGGAACAGCTGCGAATCCTTGGAGGCTTTGTAGTATTCAGCAAGTGGAAGAAGCAAAATGTGTGTTCAGAGTAATTCCTATATGGGCTGCAGCTATAATATACCATGTTGCAATCATTCAACAGCAGCAATATGTAGTTTTCCAGGCACTTCAATCTAATAGACATCTAGGCAAAAGCAGCTTCCAAATCCCTGCTTCAACCTACACTATCTTTTCCATGTTAAGCCTCACCCTCTGGGTACCCATATATGATCGGTTCGTTGTCCCGTTCCTCCGAAGGCTCACAGGAAAAGAAGGGGGCATAACAATCCTTCAAAGAATAGGCATTGGATTTTTCCTTGTCGTCATTTCATCACTCATCGCTGCCTTCATTGAAGATCGGAGGAGGACATTGGCTCTGACAAGGCCAACGCTAGGAGTTCATTCTCCAAGGGGGGCGGTTTCTTCCATGAATGCCTTGTGGTTGGTTCCTCAGCTCTCTCTAGCAGGACTTGCTGACGCATTTGCTGCCATTGGCCAAGTGGAATTCTACTACAAGCAGTTCCCAGAAAACATGAGAAGCTTTGCAGGATCACTCTTCTTCTGTGGCATGGCTGCTTCAAGTTATGTGAATAGTTTTTTGCTATCAATAGTGCATCACACAACTGAAGGTTCTCGCTCTGGAAATTGGTTGCCAGAAGATTTAAACAACGGGAGACTAGACTACTTCTATTTCCTCATCACTGCTCTCGCGGTCTTAAATGTTTGCTACTTTGTAGCTTGTGCCAAGTGGTATAGGTACAAGGGTGAGGGTAGCACTGCTGTAGCTGTGGAAATGGAAACTAAAAAGTCAGAAAAAGCTGTAGTTTAA
- the LOC113742206 gene encoding plasma membrane ATPase 1-like, protein MADKPEVLEAVVKETVDLENIPIEEVFENLRCTKEGLTADGAQERLAIFGYNKLEEKKESKLLKYLGFMWNPLSWVMEAAAIMAIALANGGGKPPDWQDFVGIITLLLINSTISFIEENNAGNAAAALMARLAPKAKVLRDGRWSEEDAAVLVPGDIISIKLGDIIPADSRLLDGDPLKIDQSALTGESLPVTKGPGDGIYSGSTCKQGEIEAVVIATGVHTFFGKAAHLVDSTNQVGHFQKVLTAIGNFCICSIAIGMIIEIVVMYPIQHRRYRPGIDNLLVLLIGGIPIAMPTVLSVTMAIGSHRLAQQGAITKRMTAIEEMAGMDVLCSDKTGTLTLNKLTVDKNLIEVFAKGIDADTVVLMAARASRTENQDAIDAAIVGMLADPKEARAGIQEIHFLPFNPTDKRTALTYFDSQGKMHRVSKGAPEQILNLSHNKSDIERRVHAVIDKFAERGLRSLAVAYQEVPEGRKESPGGPWQFIGLMPLFDPPRHDSAETIRRALNLGVNVKMITGDQLAIGKETGRRLGMGTNMYPSSALLGQDKDESIAALPIDELIEKADGFAGVFPEHKYEIVKRLQARKHICGMTGDGVNDAPALKKADIGIAVADATDAARSASDIVLTEPGLSVIISAVLTSRAIFQRMKNYTIYAVSITIRIVLGFMLLALIWKFDFPPFMVLIIAILNDGTIMTISKDRVKPSPQPDSWKLAEIFATGIILGSYLALMTVIFFWVAYKTDFFPRTFGVSTLEKRAHDDFRKLASAIYLQVSTISQALIFVTRSRSWSYVERPGLFLVVAFVIAQLVATLIAVYANWSFAAIEGIGWGWAGVIWLYNLIFYIPLDFIKFFTRYALSGRAWDLVLEQRIAFTRQKDFGKEQRELKWAHAQRTLHGLQVPDTKLFSEATNFTELNQLAEEAKRRAEIARLRELHTLKGHVESVVRLKGLDIDTIQQAYTV, encoded by the exons ATGGCTGACAAGCCTGAAGTCCTCGAAGCTGTAGTGAAGGAGACAGTTGATTTG GAAAACATTCCTATCGAAGAAGTTTTTGAGAATCTGAGATGTACCAAGGAGGGTCTTACTGCTGACGGTGCTCAAGAAAGATTGGCCATTTTTGGCTACAACAAGCTAGAGGAGAAGAAG GAGAGCAAATTGTTGAAGTACTTGGGTTTTATGTGGAACCCTCTTTCATGGGTCATGGAAGCTGCGGCTATTATGGCAATTGCACTTGCCAATGGAGGG GGGAAGCCTCCGGATTGGCAAGATTTTGTGGGTATTATTACTTTGCTTCTGATCAACTCCACAATCAGTTTCATTGAGGAGAACAATGCTGGCAATGCAGCAGCTGCTCTCATGGCTCGTCTTGCTCCAAAAGCCAAG GTTCTTAGAGATGGAAGGTGGAGCGAGGAAGATGCTGCAGTTCTTGTGCCCGGGGATATAATCAGTATAAAACTTGGTGATATCATTCCTGCTGATTCTCGCTTGCTCGACGGAGATCCTTTGAAAATTGACCAG TCGGCTCTGACTGGTGAGTCACTTCCTGTAACAAAAGGACCTGGAGATGGTATATACTCTGGTTCCACGTGCAAGCAAGGAGAAATTGAAGCAGTAGTGATTGCAACTGGTGTTCACACCTTCTTTGGGAAGGCAGCTCATCTTGTAGACTCCACTAATCAAGTGGGCCACTTTCAAAAG GTTTTGACTGCTATTGggaatttttgcatttgttcTATCGCCATTGGGATGATAATCGAGATTGTTGTTATGTATCCAATTCAACATCGGCGATATCGTCCTGGGATAGACAATCTTCTTGTGCTTCTCATAGGTGGAATTCCAATTGCCATGCCCACTGTTCTCTCCGTGACAATGGCTATTGGGTCTCACCGTTTAGCTCAACAG GGAGCTATAACAAAGAGAATGACAGCTATAGAAGAGATGGCTGGGATGGATGTGCTCTGCAGTGACAAGACAGGAACTTTGACATTGAACAAGCTTACTGTTGACAAGAATCTTATTGAG GTTTTTGCCAAAGGCATTGATGCAGATACTGTTGTTCTGATGGCTGCTCGGGCATCTAGAACAGAAAATCAGGATGCGATAGATGCTGCTATAGTTGGCATGCTGGCTGATCCAAAGGAG GCTCGTGCTGGCATTCAAGAAATACACTTCCTTCCTTTTAATCCAACTGATAAGAGGACAGCGTTAACTTATTTTGACAGTCAAGGCAAAATGCACAGGGTCAGCAAAGGTGCACCAGAGCAG ATTCTTAATCTTTCACACAACAAGTCGGATATAGAGCGTAGGGTTCATGCGGTGATTGATAAGTTTGCAGAGCGAGGTTTGCGGTCACTTGCTGTAGCATACCAG GAAGTTCCAGAGGGAAGAAAAGAGAGCCCTGGAGGCCCTTGGCAATTTATTGGTCTCATGCCTCTTTTTGACCCACCCAGACATGATAGTGCAGAAACAATAAGGAGAGCTCTGAATCTTGGAGTCAATGTTAAAATGATTACAG GTGATCAGCTGGCAATAGGTAAAGAAACTGGGCGACGGTTGGGAATGGGAACAAACATGTATCCTTCATCTGCTTTGTTGGGTCAGGACAAGGATGAGTCTATCGCTGCTTTACCCATTGACGAACTGATTGAAAAAGCTGATGGATTTGCTGGTGTATTCCCTG AACACAAATACGAGATTGTAAAGCGCTTGCAAGCCAGGAAACATATTTGTGGAATGACTGGTGATGGGGTCAATGATGCTCCTGCTCTGAAGAAGGCTGACATTGGAATTGCTGTCGCCGATGCAACTGATGCAGCTCGTAGTGCTTCAGATATTGTCCTTACAGAACCTGGGCTTAGTGTTATCATTAGTGCTGTTTTGACCAGTCGGGCCATCTTTCAGAGAATGAAAAATTATACG ATTTATGCAGTTTCTATCACTATACGTATTGTG CTTGGGTTTATGTTGCTGGCATTGATATGGAAGTTTGACTTTCCACCTTTCATGGTGCTTATTATTGCAATCCTTAATGATG GCACTATTATGACGATATCGAAGGATAGGGTGAAACCATCTCCACAACCAGATAGCTGGAAACTGGCTGAGATTTTTGCAACTGGAATTATTCTTGGAAGTTATTTGGCTCTGATGACAGTTATATTCTTTTGGGTGGCCTATAAAACAGATTTCTTCCCT AGAACTTTTGGGGTGTCAACACTTGAGAAAAGAGCTCATGATGACTTTCGAAAGCTTGCATCGGCAATATATCTGCAAGTAAGCACTATCAGTCAGGCGCTGATATTTGTGACAAGATCTCGAAGTTGGTCATATGTTGAACGTCCTGGTTTGTTCCTTGTGGTGGCTTTTGTGATTGCTCAGCTG GTTGCAACTCTCATTGCGGTATATGCAAATTGGAGCTTTGctgccattgaaggaattggaTGGGGTTGGGCTGGAGTTATTTGGCTATACAATCTCATATTCTATATCCCACTTGACTTCATAAAGTTCTTCACCCGCTATGCCCTAAGTGGGAGGGCCTGGGATCTTGTTCTTGAACAAAGG ATTGCTTTTACAAGACAAAAAGACTTTGGAAAGGAGCAACGCGAGCTCAAGTGGGCACATGCACAGAGAACACTTCATGGGCTGCAAGTACCAGACACTAAATTGTTTAGTGAGGCTACTAATTTCACAGAACTCAATCAGCTGGCTGAGGAAGCCAAAAGGAGAGCTGAAATTGCAAG GTTAAGAGAACTACACACCCTCAAAGGTCATGTCGAATCAGTGGTGAGATTGAAGGGTCTTGACATTGATACCATTCAACAAGCCTATACCGTCTGA